One genomic segment of Candidatus Epulonipiscium sp. includes these proteins:
- a CDS encoding DegV family protein, which produces MPITIITDSAADLSKEIIDRYNIHVVPLCVYLNNEELFDGESLKSDKLYKDMREGAVYKTGQVPPENFKKVFTDYAKKNRNCIYIAFSSGLSGTYQASEIAKEEVLEEYPNFNIDIIDTKCASLGFGLIVYKAVKLLEQGKSQEEIVRAIKFYSDHMEHVFTVDNLEYLLRGGRVSRTSAFIGGILNIKPILNVEDGKLVPLEKVRGRKKALKRLVEIAQERGINLAEQTIAISHGDALADAETVRDMMIETLGCKDFIITTIGCVVGAHAGPGTVALFFLNKELTL; this is translated from the coding sequence ATGCCAATTACAATTATTACCGATAGTGCTGCGGATTTATCCAAAGAAATAATTGATAGATATAATATCCATGTTGTTCCTCTTTGTGTTTATTTAAACAATGAAGAACTTTTTGATGGAGAATCACTGAAATCGGATAAATTATATAAAGATATGCGTGAGGGGGCAGTTTACAAAACAGGACAAGTGCCTCCAGAAAACTTTAAAAAGGTATTCACAGATTATGCAAAGAAAAATAGAAACTGCATATATATTGCTTTTTCTTCTGGGTTGTCAGGGACATATCAGGCCTCAGAGATTGCCAAGGAGGAGGTTCTAGAAGAATACCCTAATTTTAATATAGACATAATAGACACTAAATGCGCTTCCCTAGGTTTTGGACTAATAGTTTACAAGGCAGTAAAATTACTAGAGCAGGGGAAATCACAAGAAGAAATTGTTAGGGCAATTAAGTTTTATTCAGATCATATGGAACATGTTTTTACGGTAGATAATCTCGAATACCTCTTAAGGGGCGGAAGGGTTAGCCGCACCTCCGCTTTCATTGGTGGAATCCTAAATATTAAGCCAATCTTAAATGTGGAGGATGGTAAACTTGTTCCTTTAGAAAAAGTTAGGGGGAGAAAAAAAGCTCTAAAACGCCTTGTAGAAATTGCGCAAGAAAGAGGGATTAATCTAGCGGAACAAACAATTGCTATAAGTCATGGAGATGCCCTCGCAGATGCGGAAACGGTAAGGGATATGATGATAGAAACCTTAGGGTGCAAGGATTTTATAATTACTACTATTGGGTGTGTTGTAGGTGCCCATGCCGGTCCCGGAACGGTTGCACTTTTTTTTCTAAATAAAGAGCTGACTTTATAA
- a CDS encoding response regulator translates to MRNQVIFMKKNFSGDSDIKKVMEEDNIEISFAEDYVEVLSILGDKNGQVDLIVIDMEKDVIRGIDSITNIKSKQKYKHIPIFIIAKREDVMKGLTIGAQEYIVPPFTTNELCSFIKITLENSEDNKNLYIPQTSVDMSFEQYFNSEIKRAERGDYELAILILTVIPRKIDKTLSTNERVGIINQLALFVKENLRATDTIIRYNESNIIAFLPYTTRFNAEIVYEKVLEVYHEKVVGLNNNMDDWEIIYSIASYPKDGENVRDLLFNAERYLEDKKQIYL, encoded by the coding sequence ATGAGAAATCAGGTTATATTTATGAAAAAAAACTTTAGTGGTGACAGTGATATAAAAAAAGTTATGGAAGAAGATAACATTGAAATCAGTTTTGCAGAAGATTATGTTGAAGTCTTAAGTATCCTTGGTGACAAAAACGGACAAGTCGACCTAATAGTAATTGATATGGAAAAGGATGTAATAAGGGGAATAGATAGCATCACAAATATTAAGTCAAAACAAAAATATAAGCATATTCCTATTTTTATTATTGCTAAAAGGGAAGACGTGATGAAGGGGCTAACAATAGGGGCCCAAGAATACATAGTACCTCCTTTCACCACTAACGAATTATGTTCATTTATAAAAATTACCCTTGAAAATAGTGAGGATAATAAGAACTTATATATTCCCCAAACCTCTGTAGATATGAGTTTTGAACAATATTTTAATAGTGAAATTAAGAGGGCAGAGAGGGGCGATTATGAACTTGCTATACTTATATTAACAGTGATACCTAGAAAAATAGATAAAACCTTATCCACCAATGAGCGGGTCGGCATAATAAATCAATTGGCCTTGTTTGTTAAAGAAAATCTTAGGGCAACAGATACCATTATACGATATAACGAAAGTAATATCATAGCATTTCTGCCTTACACAACAAGATTTAATGCAGAGATTGTTTATGAAAAAGTTTTAGAAGTTTATCATGAAAAGGTTGTAGGATTAAATAATAATATGGACGATTGGGAAATAATATATAGTATAGCTTCCTACCCTAAGGATGGAGAAAATGTAAGAGATTTATTATTTAATGCTGAAAGATACCTAGAAGATAAAAAACAAATTTACTTATAA
- the typA gene encoding translational GTPase TypA: protein MSAKREDIRNIAIIAHVDHGKTTLVDVLLKQSGIFRANQEVQDRVMDSNDLERERGITILSKNTAVFYKDTKINIIDTPGHADFGGEVERVLKMVNGVILVVDSFEGPMPQTKFVLKKALDLELPVIVCINKVDRPEARVDEVIDEVLDLFIELEADESQLDCPFVFASAKNGIASLDSLVQGRDMEPLFETIISHIPAPAGSSEEPVQVLISTIDYNEYVGRIGVGKVERGTIRINKDGIIVNALDENKKQKIKITKIYQFEGLKRVSVESAAIGDIVAISGIEGINIGDTVCDILHPEPLPFVKISEPTISMNFSVNDSPFAGLEGKYVTSRNIRDRLFKELQTDVSLKVEETDSADSFKVSGRGELHLSILIETMRREGYEFQVSKPEVLYKDIDGKRYEPMESATIDAPEEFVGAVIEKLGSRKGELINMAASKGGYTRLEFAIPSRGLIGYRSEFLTDTKGNGILNTVFDGYAPYKGQIETRQQGSLIAFETGEAVTYGLYNAQERGILFIGPSIKVYEGMVVGQNPKGEDIEVNVCKRKHASNMRASGSDEALRLSPPKIMSLEECLEFIEEDELLEVTPINLRVRKRILNSGERQRARRRK, encoded by the coding sequence GTGAGTGCAAAAAGAGAAGATATAAGAAATATAGCTATTATTGCCCATGTTGACCATGGCAAAACCACATTAGTAGATGTACTTTTAAAGCAAAGTGGCATATTTAGGGCAAATCAGGAAGTGCAAGATAGAGTAATGGATTCAAATGACTTGGAAAGAGAACGTGGTATTACTATTTTATCTAAAAATACGGCAGTTTTCTACAAGGATACTAAGATTAATATTATTGATACCCCAGGGCATGCAGACTTTGGGGGAGAAGTAGAGCGGGTGCTCAAGATGGTGAATGGGGTTATACTGGTAGTTGATTCTTTTGAAGGCCCCATGCCCCAAACTAAATTCGTACTTAAAAAAGCATTGGACCTGGAACTTCCAGTCATAGTATGTATTAATAAGGTGGACAGGCCAGAGGCAAGGGTAGATGAAGTTATAGATGAGGTTTTAGATTTATTTATAGAGTTAGAAGCAGATGAAAGTCAGCTAGATTGTCCTTTTGTATTTGCCTCAGCTAAAAATGGAATTGCATCTTTAGATAGTCTTGTACAGGGAAGAGATATGGAACCCCTGTTTGAAACCATTATAAGTCATATACCGGCACCAGCAGGTAGTAGCGAGGAACCAGTCCAGGTTCTTATTTCTACCATCGACTATAATGAGTATGTAGGTAGGATAGGAGTAGGTAAGGTAGAAAGAGGAACTATAAGAATTAATAAGGATGGTATTATTGTAAATGCCCTAGACGAAAATAAAAAGCAAAAAATAAAAATTACAAAAATTTATCAGTTTGAGGGGTTAAAAAGAGTTTCCGTGGAAAGTGCAGCTATTGGGGATATCGTAGCTATATCAGGAATAGAAGGAATTAATATAGGTGATACGGTATGTGATATACTACATCCTGAACCCTTACCTTTTGTTAAGATATCTGAACCTACAATTTCCATGAATTTTTCTGTGAATGATAGTCCCTTTGCTGGTCTAGAAGGTAAATATGTTACTTCCAGGAATATAAGGGATCGTTTGTTTAAGGAACTTCAGACAGATGTGAGCCTTAAGGTAGAAGAAACAGATTCAGCAGATTCCTTTAAGGTATCCGGAAGGGGAGAGCTTCATCTTTCCATATTAATCGAAACGATGAGAAGGGAAGGGTATGAATTTCAAGTTTCAAAACCCGAAGTTTTGTATAAGGATATAGATGGAAAACGTTATGAGCCGATGGAATCAGCAACAATAGATGCTCCTGAGGAATTCGTCGGGGCAGTTATCGAAAAACTAGGAAGTAGAAAAGGTGAATTAATCAATATGGCAGCCTCAAAAGGGGGATATACCCGCTTGGAATTTGCTATTCCATCTAGAGGTTTAATAGGATATAGATCAGAATTTTTGACAGATACTAAGGGAAATGGTATTTTAAATACCGTATTTGATGGATATGCTCCATATAAGGGGCAAATTGAAACAAGACAACAGGGTTCTTTAATCGCTTTTGAAACGGGAGAAGCGGTAACCTATGGTTTATATAATGCACAGGAAAGAGGTATTTTATTTATTGGACCAAGTATAAAGGTATACGAGGGTATGGTAGTAGGTCAAAATCCTAAAGGGGAGGATATAGAAGTAAATGTATGCAAAAGAAAGCATGCAAGTAATATGAGGGCTTCAGGTTCCGATGAAGCTTTAAGGTTATCTCCGCCTAAGATAATGAGTTTAGAAGAGTGCCTTGAATTCATTGAAGAGGATGAGCTTCTAGAAGTTACTCCTATAAATTTAAGGGTTAGAAAAAGAATATTAAACAGTGGCGAGCGCCAAAGAGCAAGAAGAAGGAAATAG
- a CDS encoding DUF1292 domain-containing protein, translating into MSEHDCGCNNHNHNDCGCDHNHDEEIIYLTLDDDTELKCNIIGTFELDNKDYIALLPEGEDQILLYGYKEEKDEICIINIDDDDEFDKVSDVFMDEFADEIESMDEDYDFDEDFEDDEEE; encoded by the coding sequence ATGTCAGAACATGATTGCGGATGTAATAATCATAATCACAATGATTGCGGTTGTGACCATAACCATGATGAGGAAATAATATACTTAACTCTGGATGATGATACAGAATTAAAATGCAATATAATTGGGACATTTGAATTGGATAATAAGGATTACATTGCACTTCTTCCTGAGGGTGAGGACCAGATTTTACTGTACGGTTATAAGGAAGAAAAAGATGAAATATGTATTATAAATATCGATGACGATGATGAATTCGATAAAGTATCAGATGTGTTCATGGATGAATTTGCAGATGAAATTGAATCTATGGATGAAGACTATGACTTTGATGAAGACTTTGAAGATGATGAAGAAGAATAA
- a CDS encoding DUF2179 domain-containing protein, giving the protein MLASLYEYPQFLYIILPLIIFLCRIVDVSLGTVRVIFVSKGYRLWAAILGFFEVFIWITVIGEIMNNASNIFCYLAYAIGFATGNYVGIWVENKISLGLVVVRIITQKESNELIEYLRQHNYGVTILDAAGANGKVKIILTIIKRKNLNIVMESINEFNPKSFYTIEDIRSVSEGVFPKTKLRKKEK; this is encoded by the coding sequence ATGTTAGCTAGTCTATATGAATATCCGCAATTTTTATACATTATATTACCTCTTATAATTTTTTTATGCAGGATTGTAGATGTTAGTCTAGGAACTGTTAGAGTTATTTTTGTTTCTAAGGGGTACAGATTATGGGCTGCTATTTTGGGATTTTTTGAAGTCTTTATCTGGATTACCGTTATCGGGGAGATAATGAACAATGCTAGCAATATATTTTGTTATCTTGCATATGCAATTGGATTTGCAACAGGAAATTATGTAGGAATATGGGTTGAAAACAAAATATCCTTAGGACTTGTAGTGGTTAGGATTATCACACAAAAAGAATCCAATGAATTAATAGAATATCTTAGACAGCATAACTATGGTGTTACTATCCTAGATGCGGCTGGGGCTAATGGAAAGGTAAAAATTATCCTTACAATAATCAAAAGAAAAAATCTAAATATTGTAATGGAAAGTATAAATGAATTTAATCCCAAATCATTTTATACAATTGAGGATATCCGCTCTGTAAGCGAGGGGGTTTTTCCAAAAACAAAATTAAGGAAAAAAGAAAAATAA
- a CDS encoding histidinol-phosphatase HisJ family protein: MFYADYHVHTSFSSDCHEEMENQIKKGIDSGLKEIALTDHVDFDYPDTEFPFMIDYDEYMKAFSFLKDKYKNKINLILGVELGFQPHIIKDLEEFINRYPFDFVICSMHVCDRLDLYNGDFFKGKEQKNAYLRYFECVLDNVKNFTNYDVYGHIDYINRYGNFSNKHLSPEDYMDIIDTILKNIIASEKGIELNTSGYRYDLGHANPQFPILKRYKELGGKIVTIGSDAHHSQDICSNFTHAYEILKESGFTEFALFSNRKPHFMKLQ; this comes from the coding sequence ATGTTTTATGCTGATTATCATGTACACACCTCTTTTTCTTCTGATTGCCATGAGGAAATGGAAAACCAAATTAAAAAAGGGATTGATTCAGGCCTAAAGGAAATTGCCCTTACAGATCATGTGGATTTTGATTATCCCGATACAGAGTTTCCCTTTATGATTGATTATGATGAATATATGAAAGCCTTTAGTTTTTTAAAAGATAAATACAAAAATAAAATTAATTTAATTTTAGGGGTGGAACTTGGCTTTCAGCCCCATATTATAAAAGACTTAGAAGAATTTATTAATAGATATCCTTTCGATTTTGTAATCTGTTCGATGCATGTTTGTGACAGATTAGATTTATATAATGGGGACTTTTTTAAGGGAAAAGAACAAAAAAATGCTTACCTACGTTATTTTGAATGTGTTCTTGACAATGTAAAAAACTTCACTAATTATGATGTATACGGGCATATTGATTATATTAATAGATATGGCAACTTTTCTAATAAGCATTTATCTCCCGAAGACTACATGGATATCATTGATACCATACTCAAGAATATTATAGCCTCAGAAAAAGGAATTGAATTAAATACTTCAGGATATAGATACGATTTAGGCCATGCTAATCCGCAGTTCCCCATTCTTAAAAGGTATAAAGAATTAGGGGGGAAAATTGTTACAATTGGTTCTGATGCCCATCATTCCCAAGATATTTGTTCTAATTTTACCCATGCATATGAGATTCTAAAAGAATCAGGTTTTACTGAATTTGCACTGTTTAGCAATAGAAAGCCACATTTTATGAAGCTGCAATAA
- the safA gene encoding SafA/ExsA family spore coat assembly protein, with translation MKRKFLFISLLFFLFYVPIFAQPITYTVQPGDSMWKIAVKHQIGLNEIISANSQIKNPALIYPGQKLTIPNIDDVKSVENEVIKLVNAERAKNGLQPLKANWELSRVARMKSQDMINKNYFAHQSPTYGSPFDMIQTFGIRFTSAGENIAKGQQTPSQVMNSWMNSPGHKSNILGASYSEIGVGLATSKNGVKYWTQMFIRPTK, from the coding sequence ATGAAAAGAAAATTTTTGTTCATATCATTATTGTTTTTCTTATTTTACGTACCTATTTTTGCCCAACCCATAACATATACTGTACAGCCTGGGGATAGTATGTGGAAAATTGCTGTTAAGCATCAAATAGGCCTTAATGAAATTATTTCTGCAAACTCCCAAATTAAAAATCCAGCTCTCATCTACCCAGGTCAAAAATTAACTATTCCTAATATTGATGATGTCAAATCCGTCGAAAATGAGGTCATCAAATTGGTAAATGCAGAAAGAGCTAAAAATGGGCTTCAACCTCTTAAAGCCAATTGGGAATTATCTAGGGTAGCAAGAATGAAATCTCAAGATATGATTAATAAAAATTATTTTGCCCACCAATCTCCTACTTACGGCTCCCCTTTCGATATGATACAAACCTTTGGAATAAGATTTACATCTGCCGGCGAAAACATCGCTAAAGGGCAGCAAACACCATCACAGGTTATGAATTCGTGGATGAATTCCCCTGGACATAAGAGTAATATTTTAGGTGCATCATATAGCGAAATTGGTGTAGGTTTAGCAACAAGTAAAAATGGGGTCAAATATTGGACACAAATGTTTATTCGTCCAACAAAATAA
- a CDS encoding HAD-IB family hydrolase, producing the protein MKNTAAFFDIDGTLYREGLITEMFKKLIKYDIIDTKKWHEEVKPKFIKWDNRIGEYDDYLLEISDIYIKAIRGLDCALVEFIARQVVEQKGGRVYTFTRDKIRWHKDKGHKVITISGSPMELVKEMSSRYNMDDYRGSIHICSGKKYTGEVVPMWDSNSKKKAMDELVERYGIDLEKSYAYGDTAGDLSMLEAVGNPFCINPTQELIGLLMDNKKIKNKVKIVVERKDMVYHLDANYFKDNER; encoded by the coding sequence ATTAAAAATACAGCAGCTTTTTTTGATATAGATGGAACATTATATCGTGAAGGACTTATAACAGAAATGTTTAAGAAGTTAATAAAATATGATATCATTGATACAAAAAAGTGGCATGAAGAAGTTAAACCTAAGTTCATAAAATGGGATAACAGGATTGGTGAATATGATGATTATCTTCTTGAAATATCAGATATATACATTAAGGCAATAAGAGGTCTTGATTGTGCTTTAGTTGAATTCATTGCAAGGCAGGTAGTAGAACAAAAAGGTGGAAGGGTTTATACTTTTACCCGAGACAAAATCCGGTGGCACAAGGATAAAGGCCACAAAGTGATTACTATATCGGGAAGCCCTATGGAGTTGGTAAAAGAAATGTCATCAAGGTATAATATGGATGATTATAGGGGAAGTATTCATATTTGCAGTGGTAAGAAGTATACTGGAGAAGTCGTACCTATGTGGGACAGCAATAGCAAAAAAAAGGCAATGGATGAATTGGTTGAAAGGTATGGTATTGATTTAGAAAAAAGCTATGCATATGGGGATACAGCTGGAGATTTATCAATGCTTGAGGCTGTAGGAAATCCATTTTGTATTAATCCGACTCAGGAGTTAATAGGCTTGTTGATGGATAATAAGAAAATAAAAAATAAAGTAAAAATAGTTGTAGAAAGAAAAGACATGGTTTATCATCTTGATGCCAACTACTTTAAAGATAACGAAAGATAG
- a CDS encoding NAD(P)/FAD-dependent oxidoreductase, which yields MRKKSRIIVIGGGASGLVAAIMARRNGSEVVILERMDRVGKKILASGNGRCNLTNSDMNLNRFHTSCPKFVAEVLNHFDVHHTLQFFEKIGISYTIQDGGKIYPMSLQASSVLDVLRYEIERLGVEEICEAEVIEIKKNNQGFILFLKDGRKIFGDKVIIATGGKSAPNLGSNGSGYDLAISLGHRIIHPFPALVQLTLDAWFLKRLKGVKFEGRVSVIKNSDTIQMENGEILFTEYGISGPPILQLSRKVGELLMHGKVNPYLSIDSYPDLSEAELNTMIYARFSRCPEKPIEFSFVGMINKRLIPVILKEAKIEDTKRSCSKMSSTEIKSIINTLKDWKIPIKGTRSWMQSQVTAGGIDVADINPNTMESKLIKGLYFAGEIVDVDGDCGGFNLQWAWSSGHIAGENASK from the coding sequence ATGAGAAAGAAATCTAGAATTATAGTTATTGGAGGGGGAGCCTCGGGTCTTGTTGCCGCCATCATGGCGAGAAGAAACGGCTCGGAAGTGGTTATATTAGAAAGAATGGATAGAGTGGGTAAAAAAATATTAGCAAGTGGCAATGGGAGATGCAATTTAACCAATAGCGATATGAATTTAAATAGGTTTCATACTTCCTGCCCCAAATTTGTGGCGGAGGTACTAAATCATTTTGATGTTCACCATACACTACAGTTTTTTGAAAAGATTGGTATTTCATATACAATACAAGATGGAGGAAAGATATACCCCATGTCTTTACAGGCTTCAAGCGTCTTAGATGTATTAAGATATGAAATTGAAAGATTAGGGGTAGAAGAAATATGTGAAGCAGAGGTAATAGAGATTAAAAAAAATAATCAAGGATTTATTTTATTTCTTAAAGATGGAAGAAAAATATTTGGGGATAAGGTAATAATAGCAACAGGGGGGAAATCAGCTCCTAACTTGGGTTCTAATGGAAGTGGATATGATCTTGCGATTTCTTTAGGACATAGGATAATTCACCCATTTCCGGCATTGGTACAACTTACATTAGATGCTTGGTTCCTTAAAAGGCTTAAGGGGGTAAAATTTGAAGGAAGGGTGTCGGTGATTAAAAATAGTGATACTATACAAATGGAAAATGGGGAAATCCTTTTCACAGAATATGGTATATCAGGTCCTCCTATCTTACAGCTTAGCCGAAAAGTAGGAGAGTTGCTTATGCATGGCAAAGTAAATCCATATTTATCTATCGATTCCTATCCTGATTTATCAGAGGCCGAGCTCAATACTATGATTTATGCTAGATTTTCGCGCTGTCCTGAGAAACCTATTGAATTTAGTTTTGTAGGAATGATTAACAAACGTCTTATCCCTGTTATTTTAAAAGAAGCTAAAATAGAAGATACAAAAAGGTCTTGTTCTAAAATGAGCAGTACCGAAATAAAAAGTATAATTAATACACTAAAAGACTGGAAAATCCCCATTAAAGGAACCAGGTCATGGATGCAGTCCCAGGTAACCGCCGGGGGAATAGATGTTGCTGATATTAATCCTAATACTATGGAATCAAAATTAATTAAAGGTCTTTATTTTGCCGGGGAAATAGTAGATGTAGATGGAGATTGCGGAGGTTTTAATCTTCAATGGGCTTGGTCCTCTGGGCATATAGCGGGGGAAAATGCATCGAAATAG
- a CDS encoding carboxypeptidase M32 encodes MISYSYPLFIRTKADGLTYLLHIVIRYELEKMLIGKIQSIYFSFFLNFVFGKTPSLTERISSIV; translated from the coding sequence ATCATAAGTTATTCTTATCCTTTGTTTATTCGTACTAAGGCAGATGGACTTACCTATCTTCTTCATATTGTAATAAGATATGAACTTGAAAAGATGTTGATAGGAAAAATACAATCTATTTATTTTTCTTTTTTCCTTAATTTTGTTTTTGGAAAAACCCCCTCGCTTACAGAGCGGATATCCTCAATTGTATAA
- a CDS encoding polysaccharide biosynthesis protein, translated as MSKKDVGGALVKQAAILAVASMIVRVMGLIYRWPLTNMIGDDGNGLYGTAFNIYLLFFILSSGGLPAAISKMVSERIALRQYKSAHKVFRASLVMAATMGIVGSMLLWFGAYPIAKFMNNTRIVYSMRALAPTLFIVALMGSFRGYFQGMNTMVPTAISQIIEQLFNAIFSIVLAALLIGKGVEYGAAGGTMGTGIGALMGFLFLLFIYILLHPKLIKRINRQKAYEIDESFKDILKDLISISIPIIIGTTIFSVTNLIDVKMVMTILQKSLGMTELEANGLYGQLTGKYVTLTNLPVSISTALAAAIIPSIAASMALKEKKTVINKVNLAMRVTMILAAPSAVGLFVLGDPVLKTLFPRYPAGGDLLRIGAVAIIFLSLVQVSTAILQGVGRAGIPAINAGVGAFVKIILNILLISIPFINIRGAVMSTVGCYVVVCYLDIKAVKKITKVEIQILDTIIKPLGAAVVMGIFSFLFYNILLWGTSSNAFATLGSIILSVLVYSGILFSIGGITQEEIKLLPMGNKVISKLTKIGVFKK; from the coding sequence ATGTCTAAAAAAGATGTTGGGGGAGCATTAGTAAAACAAGCAGCAATTTTAGCCGTTGCCAGTATGATCGTAAGAGTTATGGGGCTGATTTACCGTTGGCCCCTTACTAATATGATAGGGGACGATGGTAATGGGCTTTATGGTACTGCATTTAATATTTATCTTTTGTTTTTTATATTATCATCAGGGGGGCTCCCCGCTGCAATTTCCAAGATGGTGTCCGAGAGAATTGCATTAAGGCAGTATAAAAGCGCCCATAAAGTATTTCGAGCTTCGTTGGTAATGGCTGCAACTATGGGAATCGTTGGTTCTATGTTATTGTGGTTTGGTGCATACCCTATAGCAAAATTCATGAATAATACCCGTATTGTATACAGTATGAGGGCTTTAGCACCGACCTTGTTTATAGTAGCACTTATGGGATCCTTTAGAGGATATTTTCAAGGTATGAACACTATGGTTCCTACGGCTATTTCTCAGATTATCGAACAGCTTTTTAATGCTATATTTAGCATTGTATTAGCAGCCCTTTTAATAGGTAAGGGAGTGGAGTATGGGGCAGCTGGCGGAACTATGGGTACCGGAATAGGAGCTCTAATGGGATTCTTATTCCTTTTATTTATATACATATTGTTGCATCCTAAATTGATAAAAAGAATCAATAGGCAAAAGGCTTATGAAATAGATGAATCTTTTAAGGATATATTAAAAGATTTAATATCAATATCAATACCCATTATCATTGGAACAACTATTTTTAGTGTGACCAATTTAATTGATGTAAAAATGGTTATGACTATACTTCAAAAATCTCTTGGTATGACGGAATTAGAAGCCAATGGTCTTTATGGACAGCTTACGGGCAAATATGTTACATTAACTAATCTTCCTGTTTCTATTTCAACAGCATTAGCAGCTGCTATCATTCCTAGTATTGCAGCCTCCATGGCTTTAAAGGAAAAGAAAACAGTAATAAATAAGGTTAATTTAGCTATGAGGGTTACAATGATATTGGCAGCACCCTCAGCGGTGGGTCTATTTGTTTTAGGAGATCCTGTATTAAAAACACTTTTTCCAAGATATCCCGCTGGAGGTGATCTTCTTAGAATAGGGGCTGTAGCTATTATATTTTTATCCCTAGTCCAAGTATCAACAGCTATTTTACAGGGCGTTGGAAGAGCTGGAATTCCAGCTATAAATGCAGGAGTGGGGGCATTTGTAAAAATCATATTAAATATCTTGCTTATTTCCATTCCCTTTATAAATATCAGGGGGGCTGTTATGAGTACTGTGGGCTGCTATGTAGTTGTATGTTATCTAGACATTAAAGCGGTGAAAAAGATAACAAAAGTCGAAATTCAGATATTAGATACAATAATAAAACCCCTTGGTGCAGCAGTAGTGATGGGAATATTCTCGTTTTTATTTTATAATATATTGCTATGGGGAACTTCCAGTAATGCATTTGCTACCCTTGGCTCTATTATACTTTCTGTTTTAGTTTACTCTGGAATCTTATTTTCCATAGGGGGAATAACGCAGGAAGAAATTAAATTACTACCTATGGGAAATAAAGTAATTTCTAAACTTACTAAGATAGGAGTATTTAAGAAATAA
- the proB gene encoding glutamate 5-kinase, whose translation MHTRKNLKDSKRIVIKIGTSSLTHRNGTLHYAKMECLARVLSDLKNEGKEVVLVSSGAIGVGAERLGCQERPRQIEVKQAAAAVGQAILMQIYEKFFGEYNQIIAQVLLTKDVLEDSIKKTNAQNTFNTLLKMGVIPIVNENDTIATEEIQESIFGDNDTLSAMVSVLIEADLLILLSDIDGLYNKNPRDFSDAVLIDTVDGITDEIEGLAGGAGSSLGTGGMVTKISAARIANDHGVDMVIANGEDLININKVLEGEKIGTLFKKNE comes from the coding sequence ATGCATACTAGAAAAAATTTAAAAGACAGTAAAAGAATAGTTATAAAAATCGGAACATCATCTTTGACCCATAGAAATGGCACTCTACATTATGCAAAGATGGAATGTTTAGCTCGTGTGTTATCAGATTTAAAAAATGAAGGCAAAGAAGTCGTACTAGTTTCATCAGGAGCCATAGGCGTTGGTGCAGAGAGGCTAGGGTGTCAGGAAAGACCAAGACAAATAGAGGTAAAACAAGCGGCGGCAGCTGTTGGACAGGCAATATTAATGCAAATATATGAAAAGTTTTTCGGAGAGTATAATCAAATTATAGCTCAGGTTCTTTTAACCAAAGATGTATTAGAAGATTCTATCAAAAAAACTAATGCCCAAAATACTTTTAATACACTTTTAAAGATGGGGGTTATTCCCATTGTCAATGAAAATGATACTATTGCGACAGAAGAAATCCAAGAAAGTATTTTTGGAGATAATGATACCTTGTCTGCCATGGTTTCAGTGCTAATAGAAGCAGATTTACTTATCCTTCTTTCTGATATTGATGGATTATATAATAAGAACCCTAGGGACTTTAGTGACGCAGTTTTAATAGATACGGTGGATGGTATTACTGATGAAATAGAAGGACTTGCTGGAGGTGCAGGAAGCAGCTTAGGAACTGGAGGTATGGTAACAAAAATTTCCGCAGCTAGGATTGCTAATGACCATGGGGTAGATATGGTGATTGCTAACGGGGAAGATTTAATAAATATTAATAAGGTCTTAGAAGGAGAAAAGATTGGAACTCTTTTTAAAAAAAATGAATGA